In Exiguobacterium acetylicum, the genomic stretch TCACAGCAACAGAAATCAGCAGAACCATAGTAAAAAATGTAACAGGTTAAAAATAACAAATGGACTATAATGGAAATATCAATTTTAGAGGATGATCACGATGCAAACAGTCGAGCGAATTTATTTTCGGGAGTCCGACATGGGAAGAGGACAGACGTTTTGGTGGGATCGTACAAGTCGAACGCTTCGTGCGGAAGATGAGGAAAGACGATTATCCGGATGGTGGTTTCAAGAACTAAATTTACCAGAGGAATTGAATCCGTTACTGATAGAACTGACAGAAGAGGACATCTACTTAATCGACATGTGGTCGGATCGGTTCGATGCAGAAGTTTGGCGAAACTATCCGCATCCTGAAGGCGTTATGATTTGTGACGGCACGGATTGGGAAATTCATGTGACGACAGAAAATGGTACAGAGAAACTTTCAGGATCAAATATCTATCCACCTGGATGGTGGATGATTCGGGAACTCTTATACGGTTACTACGATGCCGGGAGTAACCGAAAAGACGAAGAAGGGGAGGATGAACAATGAAAAGAGCACTATTGTATCTGATTCCGTTTGCGTGGCTAGGACCTTACCTCGATTGGAAAACGGGTTCGATATTAGGGTATGTCTTATTTTTGTTTGGACTTGGTGTACTATCGTATTCACTTGCACGGAGTGGAAAACCGAAATACATCGTCATCGGCAACATGGTTTCGTTTGCGATTTCGTACGGGATCGCACTCAGTGTAGGGGAAGAATACGGCGAAGGATACTTCAAGCCATTGACAGCCAGTCAACTGGTTCTTGGAATGAGTGTCTTGAATCTGGTCGTGCAAATACCGATTGTGATGAATGCGATTCAAAACAAAGTGATGAAAAGGAGTTAGAAGGACATGACGGATGAGAGCCAGCAGTTACTTGATGTAATTTAGCGAATCCTAGAATTACAATCGCCACTCGACTTAATAGATAGTTATTAACGAGTGATTCGTAAGCAAAGTCTATATATAGTTTGTTTTATGACGAAAATAAGAATTATAAAATAACTAATTTTGAAAGATTTAAAAAACAATAGTATGCAATTTATATCTCAAAATAATATAATGAAATTAATATAAATTAAGTTAACTTGTTTGCATAAAGGAGTCATATATGGAAAAAAATATAATGATTTTATTGAGTTGCTTTCTTCAAAGTATCTAGAAGATATTTTTAAAGTTAATTCAATAAAACTACCTGGCTTTAGAATCAACGGTCCAAATAATCCTGTAAAAATAAAAAAAATGAAAAATATATTATTAGAAGATATTCAATTGAAAAGCAAGTTACTTAAAACGATTGAGTATTATAAAAAAAATTACAATAAAGATTATACGTGGTCTTTAGTTACAACAATTCCTGATGATTTAATTGATCAACTGATTCAAAAATATAGTGTTGAGGAAGTTATGTTGGGACTGATTAATGGTGATCATGAAGAAAAATTGTACGAGGTATCATATAGATTTAATGAAAAAAATGTTAAATGATCCTAATTTGTTAGTGGACAATAAAGAAGTAAATGAGAAAGATAATGATATTATGAATTTGCGAGATATTGTTAAAAAGTTAGAAAAAGAAGTTCATAAATATAAAGTTAAATATACTGAAGAAAAATCAAAAAATAATGAGATATTAAAAGCTCATAATCAATTAATAGAAAAAAATAAAAAAGATAATCAAATTATAGTAAATGAAAAAACGAAAATTATTGAAATTAAAGAATTATATGAAAAAAAGATAAATAAAATTATTGAAGATAAACAAATAGAAATAGATAAAATACTTAGTGAATATAATAAAGTAAAAAATAACCTGGAATCAAAAAAAATGAAGAAATACTAGTTGTTGGAAACGAAGTTTATGAAAAATATTTTGATAGTAACTTTAAAAGAAATAATTATATATACGTAGAGAATCTTTTAACTGTTAAAGATTTAAAACAGTATAAAAGAATAATTATTTTAGAATTTACGTATAACAAAAACGAAAATGAAAAAAATCAAAATGCTATTTTACATTTCGATAATGTAATTACAATAAAGTCTACTGAAGAACTAATTAATATGACAAAAAGGATGATATGAATGAGTAGTGTGTCGGATGCTAAATTTATAGGTGAATTAAGAAAAGGAAGTAGTATTACTCTAGTCAATAATGATCAAGCTTTAAAATACGATATAAAAATTGTTTCAAATCCTTCAGAGAACTTACCTAAAGATGCTACAAATTATTTAAATGGTTTTTCAACAGATTTAAGAAATTTAGGATTCATAGATGATGTAAATGAAACTAATGAAAATAGAATAAAAAATTTAGAAAAATTCTTAGAAATTCATTACTTAATATTTAAAATTAAATATAAAACAGCTGATGAGAATAATAGAAAATTTTATAATGCAATTGACATAGAAGTTGTAAGAAGGGAAAGTGATAAGGATTTTATATTTTATCCAATCCCTATAATAAACCGTGATAAATATGAAGTTAAAAATGAACTGGAAAAGTTATTTAATAATGAATATATCAATGAAACTTTTGATATATCTAAAAGTGAAGATGATTACCCATCATTTATAATAATTAATGAAAGTAATAATAATAAAAATGAAATAAATCAAAATGATGAATTAACTATTTTTGGACCGATAAATAAATTAATTTCTTCAAAAGAATATGGAATTAAATTTGTTACAGAAAACGAATATAGTCATTTTTATAAAATAAACCTTAAAGATTTAGGAGAATCGTATCTCACTAAAAATTTGATTTTTGTTTCTCAAGAAGTTGACGATAAAATGATTGAACTATTGAAAAAAGGAGAAAAAATATTACCAGAAAAAAATAAAATAAAAGTCGAAGAAAGTGCAGAATTAGAATTTATTGAAATTTTTAAGACAGTAGCATTAGAGAAAAAGCTTTCTTACAGAGATCAGGATTTATTAAACTTTCATACTTCGATGAAAACTCAAGGATTGGTTATTCTATCGGGATTAAGTGGAACAGGTAAATCTAAAATTGTTCATTGTTATCACGAAGCATTAAATAGGTTTTCAGATAGAATTGAAAATAAAAATATAATAAATCACTCTAATGAATTGTATCCTAAGGAAAGAGCAAAGTTATTGTTTGTTCCAGTACGTCCATTTTGGCAAGATGATTCGGATTTATTAGGATATATGGATAATAATAACGGAATCTATAGACCTGGTGAGTCAGAATTAATAGAGTTTATTCTTGAAGCTAAAGATAATAAAGATGAGTGTTATATAGTTTGTCTTGATGAAATGAATTTAGCAAAAGTTGAACATTATTTTTCTCAGTTTTTATCTATTCTTGAAAAAGAGCATTCTGAAAATCGTACTTTAAATATCTATAATTCTAAAATAGAAAATAGAGTGTATAATTCTAAGGATTATCCACCAACTATTTTACTTAGAGATAATTTATTTTTTGTTGGAACAGTTAATATAGATGAATCGACTTTTCAATTTTCAGATAAAGTTCTTGATAGATCAAATGTAATAACCATGGAAGTTTCAAACTTTAATCAAATAAGAAATAGTATTTTAAAATTTAATAATGATAATCATATTAAGAGTGAAGAGAAAAGTAGTATGGGAATTAAAGAACCACTAAAAACTTTTAGTAAGCTTAAAAGCATGATGAGGAATGAAAAAGTAAATGTTTTGACAGATGATGAAGTAAATTTAATATGGAATATACACAACTTACTTCATAACGCCAACAAACAATTAGGAGTAGGTTATAGAGTATTGTCACAAATTGAGAAGTATATTGCCAATTTACCTGTTTCTGAAATTTACGATAGAGAAATGGCATTTGATTATCAAATAGTTCAACGAGTTCTAACAAAAGTCAGAGGTTCAAAATCACAATTAGAAGAGTTACTAGGTAGTAGTAACGATGGTAAGTACCTACCAGGTTCCCTTTATAAGTTATTAGAAGAATCTAATATTTCTAATTTTGACGAATCGAAAAACACTATTATTCAATTATCTAAGGAGATTGAAGAATATGGACATACCATTTGATTTAAAATTTATAGAAACTAAAAATGGTAAAAAATATTTTAATAATATAGTTGATTTCACTGATTCTTTAGAATCTCTTATGAATAATAAGGAAAACTACATCAATGAAGTAAGTGAGCTAATTGATTTAGAAATTTACTTTAATTCTGAGAATAAATATCTCAAATTTAAAATTGAATTTTTAGATATATTGCCGGAAAATGAATTTAAAAGTGATGAAGATTACTTTTTTACTCCTGACGATAATAATAGAACAATATATATGAATGATTCGAGAAATGGTCACAATTACACTTCGTTAATACCAGGAGATTATATTATTGAAGTAAGTGAAAATGATAATAAGTTCATGACATTTTTAAAAGTGAACCCTAAAAATGTTGATTTTAATCAGTTAAATAGTATGAAAGAGGAGATTGAGACAGTTATTAAGGGTTTATCTAAGGAAATTTCTTTAAAGCGAAATGCTGTAGTTAAAGAATCTGAGTTAGATATTCTTGGGAAAATTGCATTTTTCTCCTCAGTATCACAAGAAATAATTTTTTATTTGATGAAAATCAAAAAAGATCCGAAATTTCAAATTGAGAAAAACTATTTTGTTACTATAGATAAAGGGAAAAACAATGATTTATATACACAAAAAATGAATCAATATATTGGTAAACCCTCAAAAAAGGTTAGTTTTAGAAGAGAAATTTCTTTTGATAATAATTTAAATCAAGGAATTCTATACATAGCTGACTATTTTAGTAAGGAGATCCAGTATCTAATAAAATATCTTCAAGAAAAATTAAGATTATTAAAAACCGAATATGAAATTCAAAAAAGATATAAAAATAATAATTTTGATATTAATTCAGAAATTAATAAATTTGAAATAATGAAAGAAAAACTGAACAAAGTATTAAAAACATTAAATCTGTTTATTAGTTCTGACCAACTTCAAAATCTAAAAAAGAGCGGGAAAAATCTTCAGTTATTAAGTAGATATTCAAACTATAGAATTTTGAGTAAGTTTTATTTTCTTTATACTAATAATGATTTTTATGATAAATTGAACGGGTTTTCTAGATATCATTATATATACAAAGAAAGCTCTAAATTGTATGAAATATGGGGATTTATTAAGATTTTAATGTTAATTAAAAATAGTAAATATGAATTTCAAGAAGTTAAAGGTTGGATTTTCGATGGAGATGGAGATAAAGATTTTCCGATTTTAAAACAAGGAGAAACTATAGTATTTACAAGTAAAAACAGTTTAAAACTTATATTGAAATACGATGCATTTATACCTCGTGGTGTAAATAAAATTAGTGATGATACTGAACCTCTATTTACTATAAGAGAAAACAATAGACCAGATTTTAGAATCGATATTTATAAAGAGGAATTGTTCAAAGGTAGTATTATTGGAGACTTTAAGTATAGACCACTAAATAATATAGGAAATTTAAATACGTATTTAAATAACCATGTGTACAATAGTGGCTTTAAAGTTTACAAGCAACTTTTAAATTATAGTAGTGCTCAATCATATTTTTTGAATAGTAAAGTTAAGAAAAGAACACCCAAATCAGCTGTTGAACGAGTATTTTGCTTCTATCCTGTAGTTCAAAATAAAACACAATTTAAAATAGATGAAAATACTTGTATAATCAGATATTCGTTAAGTCCCGACGAACAAAATTTAAATGAATTGGAACAAATTCAACAAGAAATTTATAAAATAATCGACGATCTAGAATAAATATCTAATATGACAATAAGTCCTCATTTTATTATTTAATGAGGACTTATTGTCATATTGAGTTGTTAAAATAGTCCTAAGATCTCGACTTCAACTAATGCACCTTTTGGCAGTTCCTTCACAGCGATACAAGACCGAGCTGGGAAGTGATTGTGCGGTGCGAAGTAATCGGAGTAGATCGTATTAAAAGAAGCGAAGTGTTCCATACTCGTTAAATAGCATGTCGTCTTGACGACGCGGTCAGGTGTCAGTCCTGCCTCTTTCAGGATGGCATCGACATTTCGCATGACTTGTTCCGTCTGCTCCGTGATTCCGCCTGGTACGAGTTCACCTGTTGCCGGATCGATCGGGATTTGACCGGAAGCATAGAGTGTACCGTTCGCGATGAAGCCTTGCGAGTAAGGACCGATCGCAGCAGGGGCGTTCGTTGTGTCGATCTGTTTGAATGTAGACATGAAAAGAACCTCCTCTTATAAAAATACATATGTACGATACCGAGTGATTCGACTCGGATATCCCTCAACCCTTCTAAGGAGTGAATTGAAATGCCACTTTATCATAAATTAGTTCGAGACGCGATTCCAAATATCATCGACCAAAACGGAAAAAAAGCAACGTTCCGAACGCTGAATGAACATGAATTCCTAGTGGAAGCGAAAAAGAAATTACATGAAGAACTGGCTGAATATGAGGAAGCGACGACGGACGAAGACGCTGTCGAGGAGTTAGCCGACTTACTGGAGCTGATCCAAGCGTTAGCGAAGACACATGGCGTGACAGTCGATGAACTGGAAGCCGTCCGGGCGAAGAAACAGCAACAACGCGGCGGCTTCGAAGAACGCCTCTACCTGATCGAGGTCGAGAATTGATCCCGGAAGCGAAGCTGACGACGCATCATTTATATGACTCACTCGTCGAGGCCATTGATCAGGCAGAGGAAGTCTATATCGTCGCAGCGTTTGCTCAGAAATCAGGCGTCGCCTTGCTCGTCCCAGCGTTTCGTCGTGCCTTGCAACGAGGAGCCGAGATTCGGCTGTTGATTGGCGACTATCTACACATCACCGATCCAGAAGCACTGGCGCAGTTGCTTGCGCTTGATGGGTTGTCAGTTCGCTTTTACCGGTCAGGCGGACGTTCCTTCCATCCGAAAGCGTATCTGTTTCGAAACGCAGAGACTGGTTTATCAATCGTCGGTTCGTCGAACATCTCGAACAGTGCGCTTCGGTCCGGTATTGAATGGAACGTTCATTTACCACAAGCCGTCGCACCACAAATCCTTGATGATGCAATCGATGCCTTCATGGATCTTTACCTCAGTGAATCGGCAGAAGAACTGAATCCGATTGTCTTAGATGCTTACCGTCAAGAGTACGCGGCACGTCAATATGTCGCGGAACCAGAAGTCGAGTATGACGAAGGAACCGTCGTCGTTGCACCAGAAATCCTACCACACCGGGTGCAGGAAGAAGCGCTCCAAGCATTACGGGAAACGATGGAAGAAGGGCGGACACGTGCGTTGGCGGTGCTCGCGACTGGATTAGGGAAGACTTACCTCAGTGCGTTCTTTGCGGGAGATTTTACACGAGTTCTGTTTCTGGCACATCAAAAAGAACTATTACTGCAAGCAGAGCGTTCGTTTCAAAAAGTCAATCCGGCGTGGAAGACCGGCTTTTATATCGGCAGTGACCGGACCGTCACGGAGACGACGGAGATCGTCTTCGCTTCCGTCCAGACGTTGGCGCAAAAGCGTCACTTGGACCGTTTTGCAACGGATCAGTTTGATCTCATCATCGTCGACGAGTTCCATCACGCGGCAGCAACGAGTTACAAAAAAATTATCGATTATTTCACGCCCCGTTTTTTGCTTGGTCTGACGGCGACACCAGACAGGATGGACGGTGCGGATGTCTATGCGATCTGTCACCATAATGTTGCGTTCCAGATGCACTTCACGGCAGCGATTGCTGAAGGCTTTTTGACGCCGTTTCATTATTACGGTATTCATGACACGATCGACTATTCCCAGATTCGACGAATCGGTAGGACCTATGATGCGTCGCAGCTCGAGCATCGACAACTTGATCGAGACGTCGCAGATAATATCTATCATTCGTGGGAGAAGCATCGGCAAACGAAGACGATCGGCTTTTGTTCGTCAATCAAGCAGGCGGAGTATCTGGCGCAAGTATTCCGGGAAAAAGGAACGACGACATTTGCACTGACTGGGCAGACGACCAATCGCACAAAGTACATGCAAGCATTTGAGCAAGGAGAAATCGACGTCCTCTTTACCGTCGATTTGTTCAACGAAGGTGTCGATATTCCGAAAGTGGATACACTCCTGTTCTGTCGTCCAACCGAGTCGGTCGCCATCTATACGCAACAAATCGGACGTGGCTTACGTTTAGCGCAAGATAAATCGCACTGTGTCATCATTGATTTGATCGGGAACTATCGTAACGTTGAGACGAAACTGAAACTGCTCGGGACGATGAAAGAATCGTTCAAGCGAGGCGAAATAGAACCGATTACGCCACCGCCCGGCTGTGTGATTGAGTTCGATACGCGAGCACTGGAATTGATTCATCGACTACGACAACCAAGCCAGCGGAAGTTACGACTGATTGAACAATATGAGCAAATCAAATATGAACTCGGTCGTCGACCATCGTATGCTGAGATCGGGGAATATGCGGCAATTCCGCAAGGCTATAAACAAGAATGGGGCTCTTACGTTGGGTTCTTGAAAGAGCGTCAGGAGTTATCAGGCGAGGAGATTGAGGCGTACGATTCTAATCGAGAATTGATCGAACAGGTCGAAAAGACAATTATGAATCGAAGTTATAAGATGGTTGTTCTGTTAGCGATGCTTGAGCGGGGAGAAGAGCGTTGGATGGAGCCGATTACGGCCGAAGAAGTAGCACCATTCTTTTATGAGTATCTGCATGCGGAGAAGTATCGGGAATTGAAAGATGCACAAACGGCAGAGTTAAAAGGAGCATTTAATAAACATAAAATAGAGCGCTTATTAATAAAACAGCCAATGTCTAAAATTGGACCACCATTTGTCTATAAAAATTATCATTTATCAGTTTTAGTTTCATTAAAATTCCCAAATGAAATTTACAAAATAATACAGGGGATAATTAATTATAGATTAACAAATTACTTTTTTAATTGAAAGATAATAAGATAAAATTCAATTATTAAAGTTCTATAAAATTTTTAATCGTTATGATAAATAAAACGTAATTGAGGAGAAAAAAATGAACATAAACCCTGAATCAAAGCCCATTTCTGAAATATTTTCTATTGAAGGAAGAACAATATATAAAATTCCGATATACCAACGCAATTATTCATGGAATGACAGTAATATCGAATCACTTTACAATGATGTAATCAACGAAGAATCTGGATACTATCTAGGGAATTTACTTGTAACTCCTTCTCAAAATAAAAATGAATTTGATGTTGTAGATGGTCAACAGAGGCTTACAACAATTGCTCTGTTTTTATTAGCGATCTATGAAGAACTAAATAATATTGATGACAAGAACTCTTCAAAAGTACAAAGAGAATCTATTTATTCTTTAAAAACAGATATTAAACGAAAACTAATAGGTTATGAAAATAAACCAAAATTAAAATTACTTGAGCCGGATGCCGGAATTTTTATGAATTATCTTCGAGTGTTTGAAGATAAAGATAAGGGTAAATTCGGAAATAGAACCTTTGGAAAACGTTACAAATTTATTCAAAGTCTTATAAGTATTGGTAGTATAAATGATTTGGATGAAATAGAAAATTTCTACAAAAAGTTAAATAATATAGAACTATTAAGAATCACAGTCAATGATTTAACCGATGCTTACTCAGTTTTCATTTCTTTAAATGCTAAAGGACTTCCTTTGACACTAGTTGATTTATTAAAGTCATATTATCTAAGTGAAGCAGTCGAAGATATTGGAGATAGTAACGCTTTAGAAGAGTGGAATAAGCTAATTCATATTTTTTCTAATGAGAATGGAGAAACAAATATTCCTTCAATAACACAATTTTTCCAAAATAATTATGATACTTTTGAGAGTGATTCTACGTCTTCAATAACTAAACAAGCTTCCCTTAGAAAGTATGAGAAATTATTCAAAGAAAAGAAGTATAAATATATGCAGACATTATTAATTAACGCAAAAATTTTCTCTAATATTATTCCTAAAATAAAAAGTAGCGATGAATTATTTTTTAATGAGAATCTCCAAATTAAAATCAAACAATTATCTAAACTTGAAACATCTCCAATATACCCTTTAATGCTATTTTTATTAAAAAAGCTAACTGAGAATAAAATTTCTGAGAATACATTAACTTCTATTTTTGATTATTTAGTGAGTTACTATGTTCGTAGAAATATTGTGCTAAAACCTAAATCTTCAAACATTCGTGCAAAAGCAATACAGACTGTTCGCCAACTTGAGAAAATCGAAGATAACTTAGATAATATTGCTTTACTCACAATAAAAAATATTCTAAATCCTATAAAAGTAAGTGACGAAGAATTTTTAGTGAGATTAGATGAATCTGTATATGATACTTCACCACAAACAGTTCGATTCATCTTAATAGAAATTGAAAGAAAATATGGAAACTTATTTAATAAACAATATAAGGATACATTAGATGATTATGAGAATGGGAAACCTATTTGGACGCTAGAACACATCTTACCGCAAAATATTAATCTTAAGAAATCATGGAAGCAAATGATTGCTCCGGATAATATAGAAAACGCTGAAAATCTTCAAAAAGAAAATATGCATAGAATAGGAAACATTACTCTTACTGGTTATAACTCTGAATTGAGTGATAATGATTTTATAGAAAAGCGTGACTATAGGCCAAAAGGATCTCAAGAGTATACAGGATTACGTACCAAACTATTTATAAATAAATCTATCATTACTGATGAATTAACAGGAAATTTAAAAACATCTTGGACCATACAGGATATTGATATTCGTACAAAAAAATTAGCGGATTTAGTGTTAAAAGTTTTTTCTATTGATTAATTCAATTGAATATTTAAGCACAATGAAAAAATATAGCTAGGATAATAACGAGCTTTTAGTGCTATATTTTTTCATTGTTAGTTTTTATATGATCTTTAAAGAAAGTATTATAAGTGTAATGAATTTATAGAATTTTACTCCATTTTATCGATCTTATACTTTATTTTATTTTTATTGATTTTTTCTAAGATAATATCTTCAATGTTTAAATTTAACTCGCTACATAATGTCAGCGCGTAAATCAATACATCAGCAATCTCTTCTTTAATATTTTCTTCATTTTCTTCCCAAGCTTCTTCACTTGTCTTCCACTGAAAAGCCTCCAATAACTCAGACGCTTCGATAGATAAAGAAATTGCTAAGTCTTTAGCGTTATGGTATCGCCTCCAATTCCTTTCATCCCGAAAGTCATCGACTTTTTTTATTAAAGATTCAATTTCATTCATGAGTCATTCTCCTTTAGCTGTAATAGACATTTTCGCAATTGCAGATTTGTAGCATAAAGATAAAGTCCTTTTACGCCTCGCTTCATCAAAACATTTAATGAGTTTAAAATGATGTCTTCTTTTGCCTGTTCATTTTCTGATTTACTTAAGTCCTGACGCGAAATAAAGGCGCCTTTATCCTTATAGTGCGTAGAATCAATGACTAGCTTCTGAGTCTCTTCGTCATATTGAATGGAAGGACCAAGCACAACACCTACGTAATTTAAATCAAATCCTTGAATTGTATAGATTGATCCAATTTCATTTATCGTTTCGGGTTGTTCTGCCCACGTTATATTTGAATAACTACGATTCCAGGGAAGGTTGATGCCATCCTCGTCTACGTAATAGTCAGCACCATCTTTTTTATGAAGATAATCAAAGGTTGATACCATTCTTGAAAGTCCATATTTTTGATCTTTTTGAAAAATTGCTTGTTTGAATGCTTCGGGATCTTCGAAGATTTGAAAGTCATAGTTAGAGTCTGATGGTAGTGGTAGAATCTCTCGTTCTACAAAACGATTGATCCAATGTAATGTTTTTTGACTAGCTTGCATTCGAAATTGCTTGGATAATCGTAACGTTTTCGTTGCAAAGGGACCTACGATTTCCTCAAGAGTAGTACGTCCCCAGTGGCTCTTGATTTTTAATACTTGTTTAGGATCAAAAATTAGAATAGTGACTTTACTACGTGTAATGATTTCGTTCAGCTGATTTTTTTGATGAAAGTTGTTATACGTATCTTCTTTTGTTAAGAGTAGGTGTGCTTCATCAATTAGTACAATGTCTACCATTGTGTTTTGATTACTCAATGTATTTATGAATGGTGTAGGTTTTTGAAATTGTTTTTTCTTCAGGTTCGGTAAGCTTCCCGCAATCGATTTATACGTTTTTAGCATTTCACTATGATTAACAAGTAAGTAATTGTCTGTTTGATAAAGAGCGGAACTTGTATCTTTCGACAGGTCCTGGATTGTATTGAATAAAGAACTAAGCAAAACACTTTTGCCTGTCCCGGCATCTCCTTCAACAATAAATACATGATGTCCTGATTGTGTAATATTTATTTTGCAGTATTCTAGTATTTCTTGTTTTACTTCGAGTTGTTGCTCAGACAATTCACGATATGGAGAAAGTTTATAAA encodes the following:
- a CDS encoding McrB family protein, with protein sequence MSSVSDAKFIGELRKGSSITLVNNDQALKYDIKIVSNPSENLPKDATNYLNGFSTDLRNLGFIDDVNETNENRIKNLEKFLEIHYLIFKIKYKTADENNRKFYNAIDIEVVRRESDKDFIFYPIPIINRDKYEVKNELEKLFNNEYINETFDISKSEDDYPSFIIINESNNNKNEINQNDELTIFGPINKLISSKEYGIKFVTENEYSHFYKINLKDLGESYLTKNLIFVSQEVDDKMIELLKKGEKILPEKNKIKVEESAELEFIEIFKTVALEKKLSYRDQDLLNFHTSMKTQGLVILSGLSGTGKSKIVHCYHEALNRFSDRIENKNIINHSNELYPKERAKLLFVPVRPFWQDDSDLLGYMDNNNGIYRPGESELIEFILEAKDNKDECYIVCLDEMNLAKVEHYFSQFLSILEKEHSENRTLNIYNSKIENRVYNSKDYPPTILLRDNLFFVGTVNIDESTFQFSDKVLDRSNVITMEVSNFNQIRNSILKFNNDNHIKSEEKSSMGIKEPLKTFSKLKSMMRNEKVNVLTDDEVNLIWNIHNLLHNANKQLGVGYRVLSQIEKYIANLPVSEIYDREMAFDYQIVQRVLTKVRGSKSQLEELLGSSNDGKYLPGSLYKLLEESNISNFDESKNTIIQLSKEIEEYGHTI
- a CDS encoding MazG-like family protein; this encodes MNEIESLIKKVDDFRDERNWRRYHNAKDLAISLSIEASELLEAFQWKTSEEAWEENEENIKEEIADVLIYALTLCSELNLNIEDIILEKINKNKIKYKIDKME
- a CDS encoding nuclease domain-containing protein, giving the protein MDIPFDLKFIETKNGKKYFNNIVDFTDSLESLMNNKENYINEVSELIDLEIYFNSENKYLKFKIEFLDILPENEFKSDEDYFFTPDDNNRTIYMNDSRNGHNYTSLIPGDYIIEVSENDNKFMTFLKVNPKNVDFNQLNSMKEEIETVIKGLSKEISLKRNAVVKESELDILGKIAFFSSVSQEIIFYLMKIKKDPKFQIEKNYFVTIDKGKNNDLYTQKMNQYIGKPSKKVSFRREISFDNNLNQGILYIADYFSKEIQYLIKYLQEKLRLLKTEYEIQKRYKNNNFDINSEINKFEIMKEKLNKVLKTLNLFISSDQLQNLKKSGKNLQLLSRYSNYRILSKFYFLYTNNDFYDKLNGFSRYHYIYKESSKLYEIWGFIKILMLIKNSKYEFQEVKGWIFDGDGDKDFPILKQGETIVFTSKNSLKLILKYDAFIPRGVNKISDDTEPLFTIRENNRPDFRIDIYKEELFKGSIIGDFKYRPLNNIGNLNTYLNNHVYNSGFKVYKQLLNYSSAQSYFLNSKVKKRTPKSAVERVFCFYPVVQNKTQFKIDENTCIIRYSLSPDEQNLNELEQIQQEIYKIIDDLE
- a CDS encoding DUF262 domain-containing protein, which encodes MNINPESKPISEIFSIEGRTIYKIPIYQRNYSWNDSNIESLYNDVINEESGYYLGNLLVTPSQNKNEFDVVDGQQRLTTIALFLLAIYEELNNIDDKNSSKVQRESIYSLKTDIKRKLIGYENKPKLKLLEPDAGIFMNYLRVFEDKDKGKFGNRTFGKRYKFIQSLISIGSINDLDEIENFYKKLNNIELLRITVNDLTDAYSVFISLNAKGLPLTLVDLLKSYYLSEAVEDIGDSNALEEWNKLIHIFSNENGETNIPSITQFFQNNYDTFESDSTSSITKQASLRKYEKLFKEKKYKYMQTLLINAKIFSNIIPKIKSSDELFFNENLQIKIKQLSKLETSPIYPLMLFLLKKLTENKISENTLTSIFDYLVSYYVRRNIVLKPKSSNIRAKAIQTVRQLEKIEDNLDNIALLTIKNILNPIKVSDEEFLVRLDESVYDTSPQTVRFILIEIERKYGNLFNKQYKDTLDDYENGKPIWTLEHILPQNINLKKSWKQMIAPDNIENAENLQKENMHRIGNITLTGYNSELSDNDFIEKRDYRPKGSQEYTGLRTKLFINKSIITDELTGNLKTSWTIQDIDIRTKKLADLVLKVFSID
- a CDS encoding DEAD/DEAH box helicase family protein, translated to MIPEAKLTTHHLYDSLVEAIDQAEEVYIVAAFAQKSGVALLVPAFRRALQRGAEIRLLIGDYLHITDPEALAQLLALDGLSVRFYRSGGRSFHPKAYLFRNAETGLSIVGSSNISNSALRSGIEWNVHLPQAVAPQILDDAIDAFMDLYLSESAEELNPIVLDAYRQEYAARQYVAEPEVEYDEGTVVVAPEILPHRVQEEALQALRETMEEGRTRALAVLATGLGKTYLSAFFAGDFTRVLFLAHQKELLLQAERSFQKVNPAWKTGFYIGSDRTVTETTEIVFASVQTLAQKRHLDRFATDQFDLIIVDEFHHAAATSYKKIIDYFTPRFLLGLTATPDRMDGADVYAICHHNVAFQMHFTAAIAEGFLTPFHYYGIHDTIDYSQIRRIGRTYDASQLEHRQLDRDVADNIYHSWEKHRQTKTIGFCSSIKQAEYLAQVFREKGTTTFALTGQTTNRTKYMQAFEQGEIDVLFTVDLFNEGVDIPKVDTLLFCRPTESVAIYTQQIGRGLRLAQDKSHCVIIDLIGNYRNVETKLKLLGTMKESFKRGEIEPITPPPGCVIEFDTRALELIHRLRQPSQRKLRLIEQYEQIKYELGRRPSYAEIGEYAAIPQGYKQEWGSYVGFLKERQELSGEEIEAYDSNRELIEQVEKTIMNRSYKMVVLLAMLERGEERWMEPITAEEVAPFFYEYLHAEKYRELKDAQTAELKGAFNKHKIERLLIKQPMSKIGPPFVYKNYHLSVLVSLKFPNEIYKIIQGIINYRLTNYFFN
- a CDS encoding nucleoside triphosphate pyrophosphohydrolase, producing MPLYHKLVRDAIPNIIDQNGKKATFRTLNEHEFLVEAKKKLHEELAEYEEATTDEDAVEELADLLELIQALAKTHGVTVDELEAVRAKKQQQRGGFEERLYLIEVEN
- a CDS encoding RidA family protein, with translation MSTFKQIDTTNAPAAIGPYSQGFIANGTLYASGQIPIDPATGELVPGGITEQTEQVMRNVDAILKEAGLTPDRVVKTTCYLTSMEHFASFNTIYSDYFAPHNHFPARSCIAVKELPKGALVEVEILGLF